The genome window GCTGTGACCGTAAAACAATCTGTCATTGACAGCATCGACTTGACCTATCACCGCCGTTCCAGTTTCCGGGTAGCGAATTTCTCGGACTAGACGACCGGAACTCGAATAGACACGCGTTATAGTGATGTGGCCGTGTAGGTAATGCGCGACGATGGCGCTTCCCCAGTGCTCATAGCTGTATAGAGATTCTGTTGCTTCGGGAACTACATCTACCCATGAATCAGGGGTGGGATCATCGACAGGTATAGAAACAATCCGGCCAAGTGGAGCCGCATATGTTGTTAGCGCTTCGATTCGTGTGTCGCTGAGGCGGACACCTAATCTAGCTCCCCTCAAGTTCACTATTTGTCTCGCTGGTTGTCCTGTCGAAATGGGATGGATGAAAAATTGCGATCGGGGCTCTGAATCAAGAGACACCATTAAATAGCCAAGAGAAGATGCGTCGATGGAGTCCTGAACAATCAACCGGAGTGCAGGACCATCGCCGCCATAGAAAATCTCATTATCTGCGCGTTGATCCGAACCTAACGTGTGATACCGGACCGCGCGACGGGCCAGATATTTGCCATCTGTCTCTTCTTGCACATAATAAAAACCCTCCTCTTTAGCGCTGAAGACCAAGCCTCGATAGAATCCGCGCGGTATGCGATCGGAGAGTAGACATCCTTGAACGAGATCGTAAATGTGAATATCTTGTACATCTTCTCCGCCTGTTCTGACTCCAAACACCAGATATCGACCACTAGGCGAAACCCGCAATATTGCCAGAGACGTATGCACATCGAGTCCAAGAGAGTCGATCGAAATGAGTTTGTGTTCGACGCCCATCTTGTCGCGGTTATGGATTGAGCTTTGCTCCTCTTCGGCTCTCCTCTTGAGAAACAACAGTCCGCCGCGTCTATCGGGTATTGGAATACCCACCACCTCGACCGATAGCAAAGTTCTCACGCGGTCTTCGATTGAGGCTCTGAGGCGCGCATGATTTCGCAAGTAGCCCCGAAACCTGCCCTGCTCTTCGCGAATGAACGTCCGGGTTGCTGGTGAATCCTGATCTTCCAACCATCTGAAGCAATCCTCCACCTTGATCCCATGTCTAATGAAGGTTGTTGATCCGGACTCTGCTTGCGGACTTGTAATGGCTGAACTCATGCTGCTACCTCCAGCACAGAATCCAGTTCACGTTTGATTCTCCGCACCATGGACCGAATGGTTGGCCAGATGTCGTTTGGGCTAGGTCCGTGAATGGCATTGGCCCAAGTCGTGACAGCATACCCGAAGGCAGCAACCGCGGGTGCCAACCTCGTTGTCTTTGCCAGCTCTTCTGGACTAATAACGTCCTCCCAGTAAGAAGCGTATGTTTGACGGAGGGAGGTGACTTTTTGGGAAACCGCAGGTTGAGACAGCTCACAATTAGCCAACAAATGCTCGGCGCTCATGAAAGGATGCCCTATATAAGCCTCAGCCCAGTCCAGGAACACGATGCGGTTCGGAGCGATGATGATGTTTCCGTGACCGATGTCACCGTGCAGTAGAGTATTGGGCATCCCAGACCCCATAAGGGCAATCAGCGCGACTTCGATGCGTTCTTTGAGACTACGAAGTTCGTCACCACCCAAAGGCCGAACTTTGGTGGACACTTGAGCGAGCATCGCGCGCTGCACATCTTCGAAGAATGGTCCAGCCAATGAAGCGAGACGGTCGCATCCCCACTCTTTGGCCCCAGCTCTTCGAAGATCCGCCACCCGTTCAATCGCGCTCTTTTGCAAGGTTGCCAATGCCTCAAGTGCGGATTCCCATGCTCGCACTTCGTCTAAGTCGCTAAGCGGCTGGCCGGCTACATCTTCCGCAACCCATCCTTGCCATTGAGGAAATGAACCAAGCAGTTTTGGCAAATACGTGGGAAAGTGCCGGCTCAATTCGAGTGTCAACGCATACTCATGCGTATTTGGCTCTCCGACCGCTTTGAACCACACCCTGTCTCCGTCTTCATATGACAGCTTGATCAGGGAGAAGTTAACCCCTTGGTTTATCTGCCGGACTGCGGGGATGCTGGTTGTCTGTCCATAGCACCTCGTCATAAGCATGAGCTCGTCGATCCAGCCGATCCTCGCGAATCTCCCGAGCTTTGTTTCCTCCCCTCTCATAAGCTTGCTAATCAATACCGTCTCTCCCGGTGTCAATTGGTGTGGGCTTATTTCGGAGAGCGTCGCGAGCGACATGTTTGACGGCAGAGTGGATCGTGAAGGGAGGATTTCGTGGACTGAGCAACAATCCTGGCTACCTGGAGCCGGAAGAAGAGCGAGTTGTATCGTACGCAAGCCGAACGTCTCTTCGATCTTCTGGGTTAGAGCCTCTGCAGTTCGTGAATGGAGCACGATTGACTCCGTAGGGAGCACGGGTCCCGAGTCAGAATGTATAGTCATGATCCTCATAGGTATCGGCTCGATCAGAACTAAGCGGAAACTAACAGTTGTTTCGGATTTCATGTTATCGACCATGTTGCCGTTTCCCCTTACTTCTTTCTGCAACTAAGCGTGAAGTTCAATCAAGTGCTTGTCCTTCAGATCTGCCATGAACTCCGCAACATCTGCGGATACGATGGAGATATTGCTGCCGGTATCGGATGCAATAGTTGCCGCGATATCTTCCGAGGTATCGCCCTTTACAAGGCGCTCCCAGATATAGGCCCCGATCGGGTTCATGCTGATAAACAAATCTCTATCGATGTCGAGGATTATGGCTCCATCGTGGTCGACTACAGACCGAAGGTTCGGGCGCACAGCGATCATCGTGTACTCCAATGGGAACTGAGGTACCGGGGCTCCCTGTCATTCGGTACAGGGCTAGCGATCTTCGTTGATAGGACGAAGTTGCTCAGAAGCGAGAGACTCGCAGGAGCCGAGCAGGTGGATGATGGAGCGAACGATCCAGATGAACTCATACACGCTGTCCAACTGTGAAAACGAGTCTGCGCCCCGCCATAAAAACATGCAATCTAAAGTAGGTCGCAGGATGCGACAAAATTGCGGCCGCTCGCACGGCAACGCCGCTAGCAGCGTTACATTGGCTCAGAAGCTAGTAGGGTTCTCTGATGCTGGAAGCAAGACGCTCATTGCGCTTGATCCTCTCGCGTTCCGCACGGCCCCACGCGGTTGGTTTCTCATGCATATGCTTTTGAAAAAAACGCGCGAAGTCACGAAGCTCGTCGTATCCGAGCAAGTTCGCGATCACGCTGAGCTTGGGTGGCGGCATCATCGTGAGCAGCGATTGAGCCAAGCTAAGTCGTGCATCAATTTGACATTGGCTCATCGTCGTACCGAGCTCGTCGGAGAATGCGCGTTCCAGGGTTCTCATCTCGATCCCAAGCTCGTTCGCGATCGTCGCGAGACGGAGCTTTGCATCCCCGTGGAACATCAGGATAAGCGCGTGCATAGCGCGTGGAGGATCCTGGAGTACAGCGTAGAGCTCATCATCGGGCGACGATCTCACCGCTCGGATTCTTTCGATCGCTTGCCTTTCGATGGGCGAAAGCTCTTCAGGGGGTCTGGTCGCCACGAATCAGTCCTCAAGTCAGCAGTTCCACGGCAGTTCGGCGTCGTATATGGGGAATCCGCGTTTCTTTCCCTGGACAGGCGACGGAGTCTAATTCAGAGCGAGACGTCGTTGAGCCCGAACACATCGCTATACGTGCGTGACGAGACCAGCATATCCCACAGAAAGAGAGCGTCCTGATGGATCCTGTGGGTATCAGCATTCTCCGTCTTGGACCTAGAGCGAAAGCCCAAAGTTAGTGCCAGAGTTTGTCGGAAGAGTGGACTCTTGACCCAGCCCTGTAACTCCTGGAGTTTCGCATGCATCCTTCGGAAATAGGGAAGCTCTCATGGCACCTTCTTGCGTTCGGCCGAAGGGATTGCGGCTCTCTTGCCCTGCATCAGGGAGACAATCGTCAAACTGGCTCACATCAAAGGAAACTATGCGAACCGATGCTATGTCAACAGACTGATGTAACTCTGGAGTGGTAAATGAAGTCTACGGGAGATACGCGTTGGCTCATAGGATGGCTGCATCCGCATGCGAGGTTCGTCCTGTTTGGACTCGCCTCATCGGTCGCTGCAGGCGCAGTGGCGACGGCAGATCCGTTGTTCATGCGGCACTTGATTGATGTGTCTCTGCCGCAGAAAAAGTTAGCCG of Acidicapsa ligni contains these proteins:
- a CDS encoding prolyl oligopeptidase family serine peptidase encodes the protein MSSAITSPQAESGSTTFIRHGIKVEDCFRWLEDQDSPATRTFIREEQGRFRGYLRNHARLRASIEDRVRTLLSVEVVGIPIPDRRGGLLFLKRRAEEEQSSIHNRDKMGVEHKLISIDSLGLDVHTSLAILRVSPSGRYLVFGVRTGGEDVQDIHIYDLVQGCLLSDRIPRGFYRGLVFSAKEEGFYYVQEETDGKYLARRAVRYHTLGSDQRADNEIFYGGDGPALRLIVQDSIDASSLGYLMVSLDSEPRSQFFIHPISTGQPARQIVNLRGARLGVRLSDTRIEALTTYAAPLGRIVSIPVDDPTPDSWVDVVPEATESLYSYEHWGSAIVAHYLHGHITITRVYSSSGRLVREIRYPETGTAVIGQVDAVNDRLFYGHSDIALPPTIYAVDLRTGESVRWWQQADLLPVDKPAAESHTYRSKDGVQIPITLVRPKDQVKGGPLLLSAYGGGGVSNSPRFSVLLAVLIEAGFTCATAHVRGGGEGGLEWQLAAARERKQISVDDLLGAANWLIEEGYTSSQQLGIAGQSHGALLALCAMTQEPQLFRAVVALGPITDLTRFHLFGVARGAISEFGSPDNPDEFASLHRLSPFHRISKELSYPATLIISGDRDKRCDALHARKMIAQLRTVRRQEHPIVLDYTEHRGHKPVLPLGDRIQALTSRLSFLIAELGEVSPSKEAI
- a CDS encoding aminoglycoside phosphotransferase family protein, producing MSLATLSEISPHQLTPGETVLISKLMRGEETKLGRFARIGWIDELMLMTRCYGQTTSIPAVRQINQGVNFSLIKLSYEDGDRVWFKAVGEPNTHEYALTLELSRHFPTYLPKLLGSFPQWQGWVAEDVAGQPLSDLDEVRAWESALEALATLQKSAIERVADLRRAGAKEWGCDRLASLAGPFFEDVQRAMLAQVSTKVRPLGGDELRSLKERIEVALIALMGSGMPNTLLHGDIGHGNIIIAPNRIVFLDWAEAYIGHPFMSAEHLLANCELSQPAVSQKVTSLRQTYASYWEDVISPEELAKTTRLAPAVAAFGYAVTTWANAIHGPSPNDIWPTIRSMVRRIKRELDSVLEVAA
- a CDS encoding PqqD family protein, with protein sequence MIAVRPNLRSVVDHDGAIILDIDRDLFISMNPIGAYIWERLVKGDTSEDIAATIASDTGSNISIVSADVAEFMADLKDKHLIELHA
- a CDS encoding helix-turn-helix domain-containing protein, which encodes MHALILMFHGDAKLRLATIANELGIEMRTLERAFSDELGTTMSQCQIDARLSLAQSLLTMMPPPKLSVIANLLGYDELRDFARFFQKHMHEKPTAWGRAERERIKRNERLASSIREPY